The Streptomyces sp. NBC_01689 genome includes a window with the following:
- a CDS encoding FadR/GntR family transcriptional regulator — MTPYARRGVHGQTVEFLARRILGGEIPEGATLDLVALQRELDVSLTALRESLKVLAAKGMVDARQKRGTFVRARSDWNLLDADVLRWQIQGAGSAEADLGLLRNLAEVRAIVEPAAVRLAAERRTDADLAALEDALTAMGEDGTGAAHAVESDLAFHRALLAATHNELLERMEVVIESGLAHRDRIVHSAPHSEDPVPAHRAVLDAVRDRDPLAAEAAMRALLDQAGRDLDRIGGPDDEPKGTGAR, encoded by the coding sequence ATGACGCCCTACGCCCGCCGCGGCGTGCACGGTCAGACCGTGGAGTTCCTCGCCCGCCGCATCCTCGGCGGCGAGATCCCCGAGGGGGCCACGCTCGACCTCGTGGCGCTGCAGCGTGAGCTGGACGTCAGCCTCACCGCGCTGCGTGAGTCCCTCAAGGTCCTCGCCGCCAAGGGCATGGTCGACGCCCGCCAGAAACGCGGCACGTTCGTGCGCGCCCGCTCCGACTGGAACCTGCTCGACGCCGACGTGCTGCGCTGGCAGATCCAGGGCGCCGGCTCCGCGGAGGCCGACCTCGGCCTGCTGCGCAACCTCGCCGAGGTCCGTGCCATCGTCGAACCGGCCGCCGTCCGGCTGGCCGCCGAACGCCGCACCGACGCCGACCTCGCCGCCCTGGAGGACGCCCTGACCGCGATGGGGGAGGACGGCACCGGAGCCGCCCACGCGGTCGAGTCCGACCTCGCCTTCCACCGAGCCCTGCTCGCCGCCACCCACAACGAACTCCTGGAGCGCATGGAGGTGGTGATCGAGTCGGGACTCGCCCACCGCGACCGCATCGTGCACAGCGCCCCGCACAGCGAGGACCCCGTACCCGCCCACCGCGCCGTCCTGGACGCCGTACGCGACCGGGACCCGCTGGCCGCCGAGGCGGCCATGCGCGCCCTGCTCGACCAGGCCGGACGCGACCTGGACCGGATCGGCGGACCCGACGACGAACCGAAAGGCACCGGTGCCCGGTGA
- a CDS encoding SDR family NAD(P)-dependent oxidoreductase, with protein sequence MDQPVRGGGARYTGRTAVVTGAASGIGAATAARLAQEGAAVVLADIDEERGRAEAERITREGGRARFVRTDVADEGDWRRVVDAAHSFGPVDLLVSNAYTVDVRPAHELSLDSWRRQLDVNLTGGFLGFRAVLPDLRARGGAVVLTSSVHAHKGIPGHPAYAASKGALLSLCGQLAVEYGPEVRVNAVLPGPILTAAWDRVPPEDRARSVAETAARRFGTPAEVAAAIAFLGSDDASYVTGSHLLVDGGWSVLKASA encoded by the coding sequence ATGGACCAGCCCGTACGAGGCGGCGGTGCCCGCTACACCGGCCGCACGGCCGTGGTCACCGGGGCCGCCTCCGGCATCGGAGCCGCCACCGCCGCCCGCCTCGCCCAGGAGGGAGCCGCCGTCGTGCTCGCCGACATCGACGAGGAGCGCGGCCGCGCCGAGGCGGAACGGATCACCCGAGAGGGCGGCCGGGCCCGCTTCGTACGGACCGACGTCGCCGACGAGGGCGACTGGCGCCGCGTCGTCGACGCCGCCCACTCCTTCGGACCGGTCGACCTCCTGGTCAGCAACGCCTACACCGTCGACGTCCGCCCCGCCCACGAGCTCTCCCTCGACTCCTGGCGCCGCCAGCTCGACGTCAACCTCACGGGGGGCTTCCTCGGGTTCCGGGCCGTCCTGCCCGACCTGCGGGCCCGGGGCGGTGCGGTCGTCCTCACCTCGTCCGTCCACGCCCACAAGGGCATCCCCGGACACCCCGCCTACGCCGCGTCCAAGGGCGCTCTGCTCTCCCTGTGCGGCCAGCTCGCCGTCGAGTACGGGCCCGAGGTCCGCGTCAACGCCGTCCTGCCCGGCCCGATCCTCACCGCGGCCTGGGACCGGGTGCCGCCCGAGGACCGTGCGCGCAGCGTCGCCGAGACCGCGGCCCGCCGCTTCGGCACCCCCGCGGAGGTGGCCGCGGCCATCGCCTTCCTCGGCTCCGACGACGCCTCCTACGTCACCGGGTCCCACCTCCTCGTCGACGGCGGCTGGAGCGTCCTGAAGGCCTCCGCATGA
- a CDS encoding SMP-30/gluconolactonase/LRE family protein — protein MNTPAPVARPDRLELGEGIRWTGEEVVLVDLLAGRLLRAPADPARALEPLARLPFPVGAVAPVTGRPGTWIAAADTGVCLLTPGGRVTWLDRPEDGAAVRTRMNDAVADPAGRFWAGSMGYDADENAGSLYRVDHDGTVVRVLDGITVPNGPAFTPDGTVMYLADSARGVIRRHPVDPDTGALGTPEVFATVDDGSPDGMTVDAEGALWTAVWGTGTVRRFLADGTPDRVLALPARQPAGVCLEHDVLHVTTARVGLTDPRPGDGAVFSVRVDVPGPPTPAFRLHAAAPVPAGGPA, from the coding sequence ATGAACACACCCGCACCCGTCGCCCGTCCCGACCGGCTGGAACTCGGCGAAGGCATCCGCTGGACGGGGGAGGAGGTCGTCCTCGTCGACCTCCTCGCCGGCCGCCTCCTGAGGGCTCCGGCGGACCCGGCCCGAGCCCTGGAACCGCTCGCCCGACTCCCCTTCCCGGTGGGCGCGGTGGCGCCGGTGACCGGGCGCCCCGGTACCTGGATCGCCGCCGCGGACACCGGCGTCTGCCTGCTGACGCCCGGCGGCCGGGTCACCTGGCTGGACCGGCCCGAGGACGGCGCGGCGGTCCGGACGCGGATGAACGACGCCGTCGCCGACCCCGCCGGCCGTTTCTGGGCGGGCAGCATGGGCTACGACGCGGACGAGAACGCCGGCTCGCTGTACCGGGTCGACCACGACGGCACCGTGGTCCGGGTCCTGGACGGCATCACCGTCCCGAACGGGCCCGCCTTCACCCCGGACGGCACGGTCATGTACCTCGCCGACAGCGCCCGGGGCGTGATCCGCCGCCACCCGGTCGACCCGGACACCGGCGCTCTCGGCACACCCGAGGTCTTCGCCACGGTGGACGACGGCAGCCCGGACGGCATGACCGTCGACGCCGAGGGCGCCCTGTGGACCGCGGTCTGGGGGACCGGCACCGTACGCCGCTTCCTCGCCGACGGCACCCCCGACCGCGTCCTGGCCCTGCCCGCGAGGCAGCCCGCAGGAGTGTGCCTGGAGCACGACGTCCTGCACGTCACCACCGCCCGCGTGGGCCTCACCGATCCGCGTCCCGGGGACGGCGCCGTCTTCTCCGTACGCGTGGACGTGCCGGGCCCGCCGACGCCCGCGTTCCGACTCCACGCCGCCGCTCCGGTCCCCGCGGGAGGGCCCGCATGA
- the dgoD gene encoding galactonate dehydratase, with protein MKITRVETFLVPPRWLFCRVETDEGVTGWGEPVVEGRAELVRTAVDVLAEYLLGQDPLRIQDHWQVLTKGGFYRGGPVLSSAVAGLDQALWDIAGKTYGAPVHALLGGPVRDRVRVYAWVGGDEPAELTEQITEQVEAGFTAVKMNGAGRVGPAATMAETAAVVARVAAARDVLGPDRDVAVDFHGRFTAANARRVLNELAPLHPLFVEEPVVPEQNHLLPRLVEASPVPLATGERLYSRAEFLTPLTAGVAVAQPDLSHAGGISEVHRIASLAETYGAHLAPHCPLGPIALAASLQVAFATPNFLIQEQSRGIHYNKDADLLSYVVDPEPFRFVDGHASRVDAPGLGVTVDEAAVRAADRAGHAWRNPVWRHPDGSFAEW; from the coding sequence GTGAAGATCACACGCGTCGAAACCTTCCTCGTACCGCCGCGCTGGCTGTTCTGCCGCGTGGAGACCGACGAGGGCGTCACCGGCTGGGGCGAACCCGTCGTCGAGGGCCGCGCCGAACTGGTGCGGACCGCCGTCGACGTCCTCGCCGAATACCTCCTCGGCCAGGACCCGCTCCGCATCCAGGACCACTGGCAGGTCCTGACCAAGGGCGGCTTCTACCGGGGCGGCCCGGTCCTGTCCAGCGCCGTCGCCGGACTCGACCAGGCGCTGTGGGACATCGCGGGCAAGACCTACGGCGCGCCCGTGCACGCCCTGCTCGGCGGGCCCGTGCGCGACCGGGTCCGGGTCTACGCCTGGGTCGGCGGTGACGAACCCGCCGAACTCACCGAACAGATCACCGAACAGGTGGAGGCGGGCTTCACCGCCGTCAAGATGAACGGCGCCGGACGGGTCGGACCGGCCGCCACCATGGCCGAGACCGCGGCCGTCGTCGCCCGGGTGGCGGCGGCCCGTGACGTCCTCGGGCCCGACCGGGACGTCGCCGTCGACTTCCACGGCCGTTTCACTGCCGCCAACGCCCGCCGCGTCCTCAACGAACTCGCGCCCCTGCACCCGCTGTTCGTCGAGGAACCCGTCGTCCCCGAACAGAACCACCTGCTGCCCCGGCTCGTCGAGGCGAGCCCGGTGCCCCTGGCCACCGGCGAACGCCTCTACTCCCGGGCCGAGTTCCTCACCCCGCTCACTGCCGGGGTCGCCGTCGCCCAGCCCGACCTCTCGCACGCCGGCGGCATCTCCGAGGTTCACCGCATCGCCTCCCTCGCCGAGACCTACGGCGCGCACCTCGCGCCGCACTGCCCCCTCGGCCCGATCGCCCTCGCCGCCAGCCTCCAGGTCGCCTTCGCCACCCCCAACTTCCTCATCCAGGAGCAGAGCAGGGGCATCCACTACAACAAGGACGCCGACCTGCTCTCCTACGTGGTCGACCCCGAACCCTTCCGGTTCGTCGACGGGCACGCGTCCCGCGTGGACGCACCGGGCCTCGGCGTCACCGTCGACGAGGCGGCCGTCCGGGCCGCCGACCGCGCCGGCCACGCCTGGCGCAACCCGGTCTGGCGGCACCCCGACGGCTCCTTCGCGGAGTGGTGA
- a CDS encoding alpha-galactosidase, which yields MTSYQRWTLRTENTGYTVRLSPDGPWAELDAWGPHGAEDGPSALDWSHRTHFVTPADAAPAEYLPHGQRPFTGADLIAGRPGQERGVRWEFTGAEQGAGTLRLTFTDELLGLRTTLCYAVVPGTDVLHRWTEHTCTGPEELRLERFDSGAVNVPVTSGARLTYLTGQWSQEFQHTRLALTRGTFTMGSTQGTPGHAYAPWLAVQDLAADDAPAYGLALEWAGNWHITTEAEPGGAVRVRAGRVPHEGAVLLAPGTTLTTPRLACAFSADGLDGLSRVWHRYERRLAGERLHRPRKVLYNSWEATGFDVDAAGQLELAKSAADMGVELFVVDDGWFTGRADDTAGLGDWYPDPAAFPDGFDRFVDDVRALGMDFGLWIEPEAVSPGSRLLAEHPDWAYRIDGRPARLVRNQLLLDLGRVDVQDFVIATLDRLLTDHRVDYLKWDMNRPPTERGRPGPTPAERLDLDAEHVHGYLRVLDHLRTVHPHVTVEGCAGGGGRVDHTTLARTDVVWPSDNTAPLDRLAIQYGFLHAHAPHVMSSWVTDAPGVFDPRPRSLAFRFVTAMCGVLGIGADLRTWSPEQRAEAAGWIARYKEVRDVIHHGEARLLGSPDDATCGVQYDGADGRTVVAALSTGRLDGAPLVPGRPARLRARGLDPDARYHDEASGTTYGGAHLLHYGLPFAWTAGHDAELVVLTRRPARTPA from the coding sequence GTGACGTCGTACCAGCGCTGGACACTGCGCACCGAGAACACCGGCTACACCGTGCGGCTGTCGCCGGACGGCCCCTGGGCCGAACTGGACGCCTGGGGCCCGCACGGCGCCGAGGACGGACCCTCCGCCCTCGACTGGTCGCACCGCACCCACTTCGTCACCCCGGCCGACGCCGCCCCCGCCGAGTACCTGCCGCACGGACAACGGCCCTTCACCGGCGCGGACCTGATCGCCGGCCGCCCGGGACAGGAACGCGGCGTCCGCTGGGAGTTCACCGGAGCCGAGCAGGGCGCCGGCACCCTCCGGCTCACCTTCACCGACGAACTCCTCGGCCTGCGCACCACCCTGTGCTACGCCGTCGTACCGGGCACCGACGTCCTGCACCGCTGGACCGAACACACCTGCACCGGCCCGGAGGAACTGCGCCTGGAGCGCTTCGACTCCGGCGCCGTCAACGTGCCGGTGACCTCCGGCGCCCGGCTCACCTATCTCACCGGACAGTGGTCGCAGGAGTTCCAGCACACCCGACTCGCCCTCACCCGGGGCACGTTCACCATGGGCAGCACCCAGGGCACCCCCGGGCACGCGTACGCGCCCTGGCTCGCCGTCCAGGACCTCGCCGCCGACGACGCCCCCGCCTACGGCCTCGCCCTGGAGTGGGCCGGAAACTGGCACATCACCACGGAGGCCGAACCCGGCGGCGCCGTCCGGGTCCGCGCCGGACGCGTACCCCACGAGGGCGCCGTCCTCCTCGCCCCCGGCACCACCCTCACCACCCCCCGCCTCGCCTGCGCGTTCAGCGCGGACGGCCTCGACGGCCTCTCCCGCGTCTGGCACCGCTACGAGCGCCGGCTCGCCGGAGAGCGGCTCCACCGCCCCCGCAAGGTCCTCTACAACTCGTGGGAGGCGACCGGCTTCGACGTCGACGCGGCCGGACAGCTCGAACTCGCCAAGTCCGCGGCCGACATGGGCGTCGAGCTGTTCGTCGTCGACGACGGCTGGTTCACCGGCCGCGCCGACGACACCGCGGGCCTCGGTGACTGGTACCCCGACCCGGCCGCCTTCCCGGACGGCTTCGACCGGTTCGTCGACGACGTCCGCGCGCTCGGCATGGACTTCGGCCTGTGGATCGAACCCGAGGCCGTCAGCCCCGGCAGCCGGCTGCTGGCCGAACACCCCGACTGGGCCTACCGGATCGACGGCCGGCCCGCCCGCCTGGTCCGCAACCAGCTCCTGCTGGACCTCGGGCGCGTGGACGTCCAGGACTTCGTCATCGCCACTCTCGACCGGCTGCTCACCGACCACCGGGTCGACTACCTCAAGTGGGACATGAACCGCCCGCCCACCGAACGCGGCCGGCCCGGCCCCACGCCCGCGGAACGCCTCGACCTGGACGCCGAACACGTCCACGGATACCTGCGCGTCCTCGATCACCTGCGCACCGTCCACCCCCACGTGACCGTCGAGGGCTGCGCGGGCGGCGGCGGCCGCGTCGACCACACGACCCTCGCCCGCACCGACGTCGTCTGGCCCAGCGACAACACCGCGCCCCTGGACCGGCTCGCGATCCAGTACGGCTTCCTGCACGCCCACGCCCCGCACGTGATGAGCTCCTGGGTCACCGACGCCCCCGGCGTCTTCGACCCCCGCCCGCGCAGCCTCGCCTTCCGCTTCGTCACCGCGATGTGCGGTGTCCTCGGCATCGGCGCCGACCTGCGCACCTGGTCCCCGGAGCAACGCGCCGAGGCGGCCGGCTGGATCGCCCGGTACAAGGAGGTGCGCGACGTGATCCACCACGGCGAGGCCCGCCTGCTCGGCAGCCCGGACGACGCCACCTGCGGGGTCCAGTACGACGGCGCGGACGGGCGGACCGTCGTCGCCGCCCTCAGCACCGGACGCCTCGACGGCGCCCCCCTGGTGCCGGGCCGCCCCGCCCGGCTGCGCGCCCGCGGCCTCGACCCGGACGCCCGCTACCACGACGAGGCCTCCGGTACGACCTACGGCGGCGCCCACCTCCTGCACTACGGGCTGCCGTTCGCCTGGACCGCCGGCCACGACGCCGAACTGGTCGTGCTGACCCGCCGTCCGGCCCGCACACCGGCGTAG
- a CDS encoding carbohydrate ABC transporter permease → MTTPQTSDAALRRRRLSTAGFHAGAGALSLLWLLPIVLVLVTSLRSFDDIAAHGLGSWPRSFTLGNFRQAWVDGGQQRALVNSLLVTVPCVVVTLALAAMAAFGLSRYEMPFRRTLLLLMLGGNLLPPQILLIPVSKLSEILGVYDTLPALIGVQIGFGVGFYVFVLHGFMRSIPVEIQQAAVVDGAGPWQIFWRIILPLTRPALAALSALSFTWIFNDLLWAITVLRTDTRMPITAALIGLQGQYVSMWNVIAAGSVIAAAPTVAVFLRFQRHFVAGLNLGAVK, encoded by the coding sequence ATGACGACTCCGCAGACCTCCGATGCGGCCCTGCGCAGGCGCCGCCTGTCCACCGCCGGATTCCACGCCGGCGCCGGGGCGCTGTCCCTGCTCTGGCTGCTGCCGATCGTCCTGGTCCTGGTCACCAGCCTGCGGTCCTTCGACGACATCGCCGCCCACGGACTGGGCAGTTGGCCCCGGTCCTTCACCCTCGGCAACTTCCGGCAGGCCTGGGTCGACGGCGGCCAGCAGCGCGCCCTCGTCAACAGCCTGCTCGTGACGGTCCCCTGCGTCGTGGTGACCCTCGCGCTCGCCGCGATGGCCGCGTTCGGGCTCAGCCGCTACGAGATGCCCTTCCGCCGCACCCTGCTCCTGCTCATGCTGGGCGGCAACCTGCTGCCCCCGCAGATCCTGCTCATCCCGGTCTCCAAACTCAGCGAGATCCTGGGGGTGTACGACACCCTGCCCGCGCTGATCGGCGTGCAGATCGGCTTCGGCGTCGGCTTCTACGTCTTCGTGCTGCACGGCTTCATGCGGTCCATCCCCGTCGAGATCCAGCAGGCGGCGGTCGTGGACGGCGCCGGCCCCTGGCAGATCTTCTGGCGCATCATCCTCCCCCTCACCCGCCCCGCCCTCGCCGCGCTCAGCGCCCTGTCCTTCACCTGGATCTTCAACGACCTGCTGTGGGCGATCACCGTCCTGCGCACCGACACACGGATGCCCATCACCGCGGCCCTCATCGGACTTCAGGGACAGTACGTGTCCATGTGGAACGTGATCGCCGCCGGCTCCGTCATCGCCGCCGCCCCGACGGTGGCCGTCTTCCTCCGTTTCCAGCGGCACTTCGTGGCCGGACTCAACCTCGGAGCCGTGAAGTGA
- a CDS encoding carbohydrate ABC transporter permease, translated as MAVLTTDARRTTPVPTPPRGRRAGGPRRTPPLVLAFVLVPLLAEAVWVFWPALQGFYLALTSWDGVSAPRFVGLANFREMAHDDVFRTAAVDTVLWLVLFGGLSALLGLATALLLQQERRGVGFYRAALFLPVVFSLVATALVWQAIYQPDGVLNQLLQSVGLGSLRHAWLADQDTALYAVIVPALWRQIGYVMVLYLAGLKGIDPALYEAAKVDGAGRWQAFRHVTLPQLRSVNAVVLSVIVIDSLRSFDVVWSLTRGGPYHSSELLSTYMYSTAFQSLRLGYGSALAVVIFVLAFGVIASYLVRAFREAD; from the coding sequence GTGGCCGTCCTCACCACGGACGCCCGCAGGACGACCCCGGTCCCGACGCCGCCCCGCGGCCGAAGGGCCGGGGGCCCGCGCCGCACCCCTCCGCTCGTCCTGGCGTTCGTCCTCGTCCCGCTGCTCGCCGAGGCCGTCTGGGTCTTCTGGCCCGCCCTGCAGGGCTTCTATCTCGCGCTCACCAGCTGGGACGGCGTCTCCGCACCGCGCTTCGTCGGCCTCGCCAACTTCCGCGAGATGGCGCACGACGACGTGTTCCGCACCGCGGCCGTCGACACCGTGCTGTGGCTCGTGCTCTTCGGCGGACTGTCCGCGCTGCTCGGCCTCGCCACCGCGCTGCTGCTCCAGCAGGAACGCCGCGGCGTGGGCTTCTACCGCGCCGCCCTGTTCCTGCCGGTGGTGTTCTCGCTGGTCGCCACCGCCCTCGTCTGGCAGGCGATCTACCAGCCCGACGGCGTCCTCAACCAGCTCCTCCAGTCGGTCGGCCTCGGCAGTCTGCGCCATGCCTGGCTCGCCGATCAGGACACCGCCCTGTACGCCGTCATCGTGCCCGCCCTGTGGCGCCAGATCGGCTACGTCATGGTGCTCTACCTGGCCGGCCTCAAGGGCATCGACCCCGCCCTCTACGAGGCGGCCAAGGTCGACGGCGCCGGACGCTGGCAGGCCTTCCGTCATGTGACGCTCCCTCAGCTCCGCAGCGTCAACGCGGTGGTCCTGTCCGTCATCGTCATCGACTCGCTGCGCTCCTTCGACGTGGTGTGGTCCCTCACCCGCGGTGGCCCCTACCACTCCTCGGAACTGCTGAGCACCTACATGTACTCCACCGCCTTCCAGTCGCTGCGTCTCGGTTACGGCTCCGCCCTGGCCGTCGTCATCTTCGTGCTGGCCTTCGGTGTGATCGCCTCCTACCTCGTGCGCGCCTTCCGGGAGGCGGACTGA
- a CDS encoding ABC transporter substrate-binding protein encodes MNHSQTSRRRFLAGAGAAGTAALLSGCVTSTSSSKTSSKGAVSLQSNLSAPQAKAAMQDLVAAYKKKGSVDLNTVAAETFRTQLPTYLTSANPPDVYTWYPGSVADAYARKNLLLGLDEVWDSPDLKRYSKALHTLCTSSSGKKVFVPTTYYWWGMFYRKSNFAKWGVTPPTDWDGFLDLCDKLKSKGVAPIGLGAGGNTAWVASAWFDYLDIRINGAQYHRELLAGKHRFDDPEVHKVFDRWKEVLPYFDPSGTAVAFQDATTALLNGRSGMMLIGTFFADAAPKDALDDIDFFRFPVIDPKIPLAEEAPTDGYFASARSGHRDQVFDLLRFLAGAEAQEIYLKGSSGTALPCHPDAKDTGTPLVIKGRKHVAEAAEVTQFFNRDSSDALQPTADTALTKFIAKPKEINSILTDWQRDAQKIWGA; translated from the coding sequence ATGAACCACTCACAGACCAGTCGCCGGCGCTTCCTCGCCGGAGCCGGCGCCGCCGGAACCGCGGCCCTGCTCAGCGGCTGCGTGACCTCCACGTCCTCGTCCAAGACCTCCTCCAAGGGCGCGGTCTCCCTCCAGTCCAACCTCTCCGCCCCCCAGGCCAAGGCCGCGATGCAGGACCTGGTCGCCGCCTACAAGAAGAAGGGGAGCGTCGACCTCAACACGGTCGCCGCCGAGACGTTCCGGACCCAGCTGCCGACCTACCTGACCTCCGCCAACCCGCCGGACGTCTACACCTGGTACCCCGGCTCGGTCGCGGACGCCTACGCCCGCAAGAACCTCCTGCTCGGGCTCGACGAGGTGTGGGACTCGCCCGACCTGAAGCGCTACTCCAAGGCCCTGCACACGCTGTGCACCTCCAGCAGCGGCAAGAAGGTCTTCGTGCCGACCACCTACTACTGGTGGGGCATGTTCTACCGCAAGTCCAACTTCGCGAAGTGGGGCGTGACCCCGCCCACCGACTGGGACGGCTTCCTCGACCTGTGCGACAAGCTCAAGTCCAAGGGCGTCGCGCCGATCGGCCTCGGCGCGGGCGGCAACACCGCCTGGGTCGCCTCCGCCTGGTTCGACTACCTCGACATCCGCATCAACGGCGCCCAGTACCACCGTGAACTCCTCGCCGGCAAGCACCGCTTCGACGACCCCGAGGTCCACAAGGTCTTCGACCGCTGGAAGGAGGTCCTCCCGTACTTCGACCCCAGCGGCACCGCCGTCGCCTTCCAGGACGCCACCACCGCGCTGCTCAACGGCCGTTCGGGCATGATGCTGATCGGCACGTTCTTCGCCGACGCCGCACCCAAGGACGCCCTGGACGACATCGACTTCTTCCGCTTCCCCGTCATCGACCCCAAGATCCCGCTCGCCGAAGAGGCGCCCACCGACGGGTACTTCGCCAGCGCCCGCTCCGGCCACCGCGACCAGGTCTTCGACCTGCTGCGGTTCCTGGCCGGCGCCGAGGCCCAGGAGATCTACCTCAAGGGCTCCTCCGGTACCGCGCTGCCCTGTCACCCCGACGCCAAGGACACCGGCACCCCGCTGGTGATCAAGGGCCGCAAGCACGTCGCGGAGGCCGCCGAGGTCACCCAGTTCTTCAACCGCGACTCCAGCGACGCCCTGCAGCCCACCGCCGACACCGCCCTGACCAAGTTCATCGCCAAGCCCAAGGAGATCAACAGCATCCTGACGGACTGGCAGCGTGACGCCCAGAAGATCTGGGGAGCGTGA
- a CDS encoding bifunctional 4-hydroxy-2-oxoglutarate aldolase/2-dehydro-3-deoxy-phosphogluconate aldolase → MDLQAALAARRLLAIVRGGDPDAALRTVLALAEEGVDLIEVSLSGADALTVIERARHALGPDALLGAGTVLSADDAHAAHRAGAAFVVTPGLGDGVRASRDLGLPVLAGVLTPTDVIAARALGAEALKLFPAAPFGGADYLKALRGPFPDAPFVPVGGIDEAAAHACLTAGATAVGVGSPLVGDAADGGSLTALRDRARAFRVMAEETGR, encoded by the coding sequence GTGGACCTGCAAGCCGCCCTGGCCGCCCGTCGACTGCTGGCCATCGTGCGCGGAGGCGACCCGGACGCAGCGCTGCGCACGGTACTGGCCCTCGCCGAGGAGGGCGTCGACCTCATCGAGGTGTCCCTGAGCGGAGCGGACGCCCTCACCGTCATCGAGCGCGCCCGGCACGCACTCGGGCCCGACGCCCTCCTGGGCGCCGGGACGGTCCTGAGCGCCGACGACGCCCACGCCGCACACCGGGCGGGAGCCGCCTTCGTGGTGACACCCGGCCTAGGCGACGGCGTCCGCGCCTCCCGGGACCTCGGCCTGCCCGTCCTCGCCGGGGTGCTGACCCCGACCGACGTGATCGCCGCCCGCGCGCTGGGCGCCGAGGCGCTGAAACTCTTCCCCGCCGCGCCCTTCGGCGGAGCGGACTACCTCAAGGCGCTGCGCGGTCCCTTCCCCGACGCGCCGTTCGTCCCCGTCGGCGGGATCGACGAGGCCGCCGCCCACGCCTGTCTCACCGCCGGGGCCACGGCCGTCGGCGTCGGCTCCCCCCTGGTCGGCGACGCCGCGGACGGCGGCAGCCTGACGGCGCTCCGCGACCGGGCCCGCGCCTTCCGCGTCATGGCGGAGGAGACCGGACGATGA